One window of the Coleofasciculus sp. FACHB-1120 genome contains the following:
- a CDS encoding alpha/beta hydrolase produces MQPADAFSKGVSSLARLKALSLASVGAAFIICGIGETAAARFSDAPLFNDVGSYSTTISANNDLADIYFPNPSNLKTGNYSFPIALLLQGANVDKSNYTNFASTVASYGFVVVVPNHQKSLPQFGFTGLLPETSQLNAVLSQMVKENSNSTSPVAGVINTQKLALLGHSQGGAVGLSAIANLCLPILCEGSFSRPNELVAGAFFGANLRNFNTQEFIPINNSKISTALLQGNLDSIALPVNAQKTYNQIQNPPKTLITILGANHYGITNTNNPIGARPDSNTPTITQDVAVETVARWSALFLRASVLNDKDAFNYVYSRGDALDANVNVTSQSKPVPESSLTSALILVSGFGAVFGLKKKTQLNSSKGAKY; encoded by the coding sequence TTGCAACCAGCAGACGCATTTAGTAAAGGAGTAAGTTCTTTGGCTAGATTAAAAGCATTGTCACTCGCTTCTGTTGGTGCAGCATTTATTATCTGTGGTATTGGGGAAACTGCCGCTGCAAGGTTCAGCGATGCTCCTTTATTCAACGATGTAGGTAGCTACAGCACAACAATCTCCGCTAATAATGACTTAGCCGATATCTACTTTCCAAACCCATCAAACCTTAAAACTGGCAACTATTCGTTTCCCATTGCGCTGCTATTGCAAGGTGCGAATGTCGATAAATCAAATTACACAAATTTTGCTAGTACAGTAGCAAGCTACGGATTCGTAGTAGTTGTACCCAATCACCAGAAGTCACTGCCACAGTTCGGATTTACGGGACTTCTACCCGAAACGTCACAATTAAACGCCGTTCTGTCACAAATGGTGAAAGAAAACTCTAACTCTACTTCACCCGTTGCTGGCGTTATCAATACACAGAAACTAGCTTTACTCGGTCACTCCCAAGGGGGTGCTGTCGGACTATCTGCTATTGCCAACCTCTGCCTTCCTATTTTATGTGAAGGCTCCTTCAGCCGACCTAATGAACTCGTAGCAGGAGCGTTTTTCGGTGCAAATTTACGGAACTTCAATACTCAAGAGTTTATTCCCATCAACAATTCAAAAATTTCCACTGCTCTCTTACAGGGAAATCTTGATAGTATTGCTCTTCCTGTTAACGCCCAAAAAACCTACAATCAGATCCAAAACCCTCCTAAAACATTGATTACCATTTTGGGTGCTAACCACTATGGCATCACAAATACGAACAACCCTATAGGTGCAAGACCAGACAGCAACACTCCAACAATAACTCAAGATGTAGCAGTAGAAACTGTAGCTCGCTGGAGCGCACTTTTCTTACGTGCCAGCGTTCTCAATGACAAAGATGCTTTTAATTATGTGTATTCTAGAGGGGATGCTCTGGATGCAAATGTGAATGTAACTAGCCAATCAAAGCCAGTTCCTGAATCCTCTTTGACATCTGCATTGATCTTGGTAAGTGGTTTTGGTGCAGTGTTTGGACTGAAGAAAAAAACACAGCTAAATAGTTCTAAGGGAGCCAAATATTAG
- a CDS encoding Uma2 family endonuclease: MVTATKTTQGRGVLRNISWLTFETILAEMGEDRNTRLAYDRGTLEIMTPLMPHEHNNRLLEHLVFALAEELNLNLRSAGSLTCKRPDLQRGVEPDSCFYIQNEPLIRQKRDIDLTIDPPPDLAIEVDFTSSSVDKLSIYLALGVPEVWRYDEPVMQIYQLQEGVYVPCAVSPTFANLPLTTEIPGFLEESLKIGEIPMIRSFRAWVRQQIEHRGDNC; this comes from the coding sequence ATGGTGACGGCAACGAAAACCACTCAAGGGCGGGGTGTACTTAGAAACATTAGTTGGCTGACTTTTGAAACAATACTTGCAGAGATGGGGGAAGATCGTAACACTCGGCTGGCTTACGATCGCGGAACGCTAGAAATTATGACTCCTCTGATGCCTCATGAGCATAACAATAGGCTGCTGGAACACTTGGTGTTCGCTTTAGCTGAGGAACTGAACCTCAACCTCAGAAGTGCTGGATCTCTCACTTGTAAGCGTCCAGACTTACAGCGGGGAGTTGAACCGGATTCTTGCTTTTATATTCAAAATGAACCGCTAATCAGACAGAAAAGGGATATTGACCTAACAATTGACCCACCTCCTGACTTAGCAATAGAGGTGGACTTCACCAGTTCGTCTGTTGACAAACTTTCAATTTATCTCGCTTTGGGTGTTCCGGAAGTTTGGCGTTATGACGAACCTGTGATGCAAATTTATCAATTGCAAGAAGGTGTGTATGTCCCGTGCGCTGTTTCTCCTACTTTTGCAAATCTACCCTTAACAACAGAAATTCCAGGTTTTTTGGAAGAAAGCCTAAAAATTGGGGAAATCCCTATGATTCGGTCTTTTCGCGCTTGGGTAAGACAGCAAATAGAGCATCGTGGCGACAATTGTTGA
- a CDS encoding calcium-binding protein yields the protein MPNVEEDEIRENRIAMEIIVDAYDEEEQAMGWYYYLENNLNFPFKAKWVRKGRKSSSPEGKEVEVVEMSSEDECSHDMFVEVLYKDATGEDTFSARLSDIEPIDADSKTLEAIADWHYWLGRGYEF from the coding sequence ATGCCTAACGTTGAGGAAGACGAAATCCGAGAGAATCGCATTGCAATGGAGATAATCGTCGATGCCTATGACGAAGAAGAACAGGCGATGGGATGGTACTACTACCTTGAAAACAATCTCAACTTCCCCTTTAAAGCTAAGTGGGTGAGAAAGGGACGCAAATCATCCTCACCTGAAGGCAAAGAAGTTGAGGTGGTGGAAATGTCATCGGAGGATGAATGCTCGCACGATATGTTTGTAGAAGTGCTTTACAAAGATGCTACAGGTGAAGATACGTTCTCAGCACGTTTATCTGACATAGAACCGATTGATGCTGATAGCAAAACCTTGGAAGCAATCGCCGACTGGCACTATTGGCTTGGCAGAGGATACGAGTTTTAA
- a CDS encoding 2Fe-2S iron-sulfur cluster-binding protein produces the protein MAVYQVRLVNPVIALDRTISVPDDQYILDIAEDAGIRLPSGCKQGECSACIAKLVSGEVDQGEQKFLRLKELEAGYTVTCVAYPLSDCTLETHQEQVLYKSALYFQPDSAKSE, from the coding sequence ATGGCAGTTTATCAAGTCCGGCTAGTGAATCCAGTGATCGCGCTTGACCGTACCATCTCAGTGCCAGACGATCAGTATATTCTAGATATAGCTGAAGATGCTGGCATTCGATTACCTTCTGGGTGTAAACAAGGAGAATGTTCAGCTTGTATTGCCAAGCTGGTGAGTGGTGAAGTCGATCAAGGCGAACAAAAGTTTCTACGTCTAAAAGAACTAGAGGCTGGGTACACTGTTACCTGTGTGGCTTATCCTCTGTCGGATTGCACTTTGGAAACCCACCAAGAACAAGTTTTATATAAATCGGCTCTTTACTTTCAGCCAGATTCTGCTAAATCCGAATAA
- a CDS encoding DUF2470 domain-containing protein yields the protein MSDAITSEISDRICAHMNDDHASAVVLYAQTYGNSPDAVKAEMVSIDPEGMNLMAEVKGSDVPIRIHFDHILKDAEDAHHTLIAMVKQARSHSK from the coding sequence ATGTCCGATGCAATAACGTCTGAAATAAGCGATCGCATTTGCGCTCACATGAACGACGATCACGCGAGTGCTGTCGTTCTTTACGCCCAAACTTACGGAAATTCTCCTGATGCTGTAAAGGCAGAAATGGTTTCAATAGACCCAGAAGGCATGAATTTAATGGCAGAAGTCAAAGGTTCAGATGTGCCGATACGCATTCACTTCGATCATATTCTCAAAGATGCCGAAGATGCTCACCATACGCTCATTGCAATGGTAAAACAAGCGCGTTCTCATTCGAAATAG
- a CDS encoding alpha/beta hydrolase has protein sequence MQPLSSTQNSPTETETVNPTQFYTWKNYRCAYEFHTAINPNTNDGTPLLLIHPIGVGLSRKFWQRFCREWYEAGRRNPIYNPDLLGCGESDMPHVAYTPLDWAQQLQHFLQTVVQKPVIVVVQGALLPVAIELVRLETNSNFIRGLVLAGPPALTLLAKPRANWRQKFTWNLLDSPFGSAFYRYARREQFLRSFSTKQLFEKADSVDREWLETLEKGATDPETRHAVFSFLAGFWRQDYRDAIASISQPTLVVVGDTASSISQAGKGETPNERLADYQKSLPNAEGIKMLGRNVLPYESTGEFVNVVSNFVAKHS, from the coding sequence ATGCAACCATTATCTTCAACTCAAAATTCACCCACTGAAACTGAAACCGTAAATCCTACGCAGTTTTACACTTGGAAAAACTATCGCTGCGCCTACGAGTTTCATACTGCAATTAATCCGAATACAAATGACGGGACTCCCCTACTATTGATTCATCCCATTGGGGTAGGATTATCCCGAAAATTTTGGCAGCGATTCTGTCGAGAATGGTATGAAGCGGGTCGCCGGAATCCAATTTACAATCCAGACTTACTAGGATGTGGAGAGAGCGATATGCCTCATGTGGCTTATACTCCTCTTGATTGGGCACAGCAATTGCAACATTTTTTGCAAACTGTAGTTCAAAAACCTGTAATTGTAGTGGTGCAAGGTGCCTTGCTGCCGGTAGCAATTGAGTTAGTTCGTCTAGAAACGAATTCTAATTTTATTCGAGGCTTGGTGCTGGCTGGCCCTCCCGCTTTGACGTTGCTTGCTAAACCTAGAGCAAATTGGCGGCAAAAATTCACCTGGAATCTGTTAGACTCTCCTTTTGGGAGTGCCTTTTATCGCTATGCGCGGCGCGAACAGTTCTTACGTTCTTTCTCAACTAAACAACTCTTTGAAAAGGCTGATTCAGTCGATCGGGAGTGGCTGGAAACGCTGGAGAAAGGTGCGACAGATCCAGAGACTCGCCATGCTGTTTTTTCCTTTCTAGCAGGGTTTTGGCGGCAAGATTATCGAGACGCGATCGCATCTATCTCTCAACCCACTCTGGTAGTTGTCGGCGACACGGCATCCAGCATTAGTCAAGCTGGTAAAGGCGAAACTCCCAATGAACGCTTGGCTGACTATCAGAAGTCTTTACCCAATGCTGAGGGAATTAAAATGTTAGGTCGTAATGTTCTACCCTATGAGTCAACGGGTGAATTTGTCAATGTAGTTAGCAATTTTGTCGCTAAACATTCTTAA
- a CDS encoding aldo/keto reductase: MNSQEKSSFIVGCWQLDDRSWKRISEADIARALDIYLALGITHFDTADIYGRSESVLGRLLKGSDCTILTKAVFFGNIPNPTQIRSKIENSLRNLQRDTLDCVQIHWHNPGLDFASTFSVFAELLEQGKICKLGVTNFNTPMLEKALQYATISTHQVQYSLIDRRVENSMQSLCLQHNIALLPYGPLAGGFLSDKFRGVASAPSEGSHARGFYYNSMIRAHGGWQLVLEMLDTLAQVAKKYEKTISQVALNWVKQQPGVAAVISGFTLDRQQIQKNVEALSFQLDKDDLQLLSDRSSTLFKQPGDIYSYER, from the coding sequence ATGAATAGCCAAGAAAAATCCTCTTTCATTGTCGGCTGCTGGCAACTTGACGATCGCAGTTGGAAACGAATTTCAGAAGCCGACATCGCCCGTGCTTTGGATATTTACTTAGCGCTGGGTATTACTCATTTTGATACCGCAGACATCTATGGACGCAGCGAAAGTGTTCTCGGTCGCTTGCTCAAAGGTAGCGACTGCACCATTTTGACCAAAGCTGTCTTTTTCGGCAATATTCCGAATCCAACACAAATTCGCAGCAAAATTGAAAATTCTCTTCGCAATTTGCAGCGCGATACTCTCGATTGCGTACAAATCCACTGGCATAATCCAGGATTAGATTTTGCCTCTACTTTTAGTGTTTTCGCAGAACTTTTAGAACAAGGTAAAATTTGCAAACTTGGCGTTACTAATTTCAACACGCCGATGCTGGAAAAAGCTTTGCAATACGCCACAATCAGCACTCATCAAGTTCAATACAGCTTAATTGACCGACGAGTAGAAAACTCAATGCAAAGTCTATGTCTCCAGCATAATATTGCTTTGTTGCCCTACGGTCCTCTAGCAGGCGGCTTCTTGTCAGATAAGTTCCGGGGTGTTGCATCAGCCCCAAGCGAAGGCTCTCACGCTCGTGGCTTCTACTACAACAGTATGATCCGCGCTCACGGCGGCTGGCAACTTGTCCTAGAGATGCTAGACACGTTGGCACAGGTGGCAAAAAAATATGAGAAAACAATTTCTCAGGTAGCTTTAAACTGGGTTAAACAACAGCCTGGTGTTGCTGCTGTCATATCAGGCTTTACTCTAGATCGTCAGCAGATTCAAAAGAATGTAGAAGCTTTAAGTTTCCAACTAGACAAGGACGATCTGCAATTGCTTTCAGATCGTTCATCTACCCTATTTAAGCAACCGGGAGATATTTATTCTTACGAGCGATAG
- a CDS encoding pyridoxal phosphate-dependent aminotransferase, which yields MLTESSRIQVVQSPIIPVVGELIRSCPGTISLGQGVAYYSPPPEAIAQLSDFLADPENHKYKPVQGISPLLEAIAQKLKFENAIDMNAENCIVVTAGSNMAFVNVMLAIANPGDEIILQTPYYFNQEMAITMAGCRPVLVATDENYQLRPEAVRQAITEKTRAVVTISPNNPTGAVYSEAALQEVNQICRDRGIYHISDEAYEYFTYNGVQHFSPAAILDSHLHTISLFSLSKAYGFASWRIGYMVIPKSLLTAVKKIQDTILICPPVISQYAALGALQAGVGYCKEKLEAIASVREIVLNECDRIQYLCTIPPADGAFYFLLRVHTKLPAMDLVERLIREHGVAVIPGTAFGMEDGCYLRVAYGALQKETAAEGIGRFVKGLQTILGA from the coding sequence ATGCTTACCGAATCTTCTCGAATACAGGTGGTGCAGTCGCCAATTATTCCCGTTGTGGGGGAATTGATTCGTAGCTGTCCGGGAACGATTTCTCTGGGACAAGGCGTTGCTTATTATAGTCCGCCGCCAGAAGCGATCGCACAACTGTCCGATTTCCTGGCAGATCCAGAGAATCACAAGTACAAACCCGTGCAAGGTATCTCGCCGTTGCTGGAGGCGATCGCTCAAAAATTAAAATTTGAGAACGCAATTGACATGAATGCTGAGAACTGCATTGTAGTCACTGCTGGCAGTAACATGGCGTTCGTGAATGTGATGTTAGCGATCGCGAATCCCGGAGATGAGATTATTCTCCAAACGCCTTATTACTTCAACCAAGAGATGGCAATTACAATGGCGGGTTGTCGTCCGGTTCTGGTCGCAACGGATGAGAATTATCAACTCCGTCCGGAGGCGGTTCGGCAAGCAATTACCGAAAAAACGCGGGCAGTTGTCACAATTTCACCCAATAATCCCACAGGAGCCGTGTATTCGGAAGCCGCATTGCAGGAAGTGAATCAAATTTGTCGCGATCGCGGCATCTATCACATCAGCGATGAAGCCTATGAATACTTCACTTATAACGGCGTGCAGCATTTTTCCCCAGCAGCGATTCTAGACAGCCACCTCCATACAATTTCCCTCTTCTCGCTGTCTAAAGCTTACGGTTTCGCATCCTGGCGCATCGGCTATATGGTCATCCCAAAATCCCTACTCACCGCCGTCAAGAAGATTCAGGATACGATTTTGATTTGTCCCCCAGTTATTTCCCAGTATGCCGCCTTGGGGGCATTGCAAGCGGGAGTAGGCTACTGCAAAGAAAAGCTAGAAGCGATCGCCTCTGTGCGAGAAATTGTCCTCAACGAATGCGATCGCATCCAATATTTATGCACCATCCCCCCAGCAGATGGTGCTTTTTATTTTCTGCTGAGAGTTCATACAAAATTGCCCGCGATGGACTTGGTAGAACGACTCATCCGCGAACATGGCGTCGCTGTCATTCCAGGTACCGCCTTTGGCATGGAAGATGGATGCTATCTGCGCGTTGCCTATGGTGCCCTGCAAAAAGAAACTGCAGCCGAGGGGATTGGGCGATTCGTGAAGGGTTTGCAGACGATTTTAGGCGCATAA
- a CDS encoding SDR family oxidoreductase, with protein MNVAIIGCGYVGKPIAQYWRQELGFTVTATTTSSERISELEAVVQQVFLVKGDDLAGLQSVLENQDTVLLSIGAKNADVYEETYLKTAHSLVTALKQTPSVRQLIYTGSYAVYGDRNGEWVDEESPVAPANKNGQILCDTEQVLLSASTENLSVCILRLGGIHGSGRELSKIFSRVVGTTRPGNGEDSTNWIHLDDIVAAIEFVRKHQLQGIYNLVDDAHLTYRELLDRVCDQHNLPKVSWDESQKSVRPYNARVSNYKLKAAGFQLSHPETI; from the coding sequence ATGAACGTTGCAATCATTGGCTGTGGTTATGTGGGTAAGCCAATTGCCCAATATTGGCGTCAAGAGTTAGGATTTACTGTTACCGCAACCACAACTTCTTCCGAACGAATTTCAGAATTAGAAGCAGTTGTCCAACAAGTCTTCCTGGTAAAAGGTGATGATTTGGCAGGTCTACAATCGGTGCTGGAAAATCAGGATACTGTACTGCTAAGTATTGGAGCAAAAAATGCCGATGTTTACGAAGAAACTTATTTAAAAACTGCCCATAGCTTAGTCACAGCCTTGAAACAAACTCCTTCGGTACGACAGCTAATCTATACGGGAAGTTATGCTGTCTACGGAGATAGAAATGGGGAATGGGTGGATGAAGAATCACCCGTTGCACCTGCTAACAAGAATGGTCAAATTCTCTGCGATACTGAGCAAGTATTGCTATCAGCTTCCACTGAAAATCTAAGCGTTTGTATCCTCCGTTTAGGCGGAATTCATGGGTCAGGTCGTGAATTATCTAAAATATTCAGTCGAGTTGTTGGTACAACTCGCCCTGGAAACGGCGAGGACTCAACAAACTGGATTCACTTGGATGACATTGTTGCGGCTATTGAGTTTGTCCGCAAGCACCAACTGCAAGGAATTTACAATTTAGTGGATGATGCACATTTGACCTATCGAGAACTTCTTGACCGAGTGTGCGACCAACATAATCTACCCAAAGTTTCTTGGGATGAATCCCAGAAAAGTGTTCGACCTTACAATGCGCGAGTGTCAAATTACAAGCTAAAAGCTGCTGGATTTCAATTGAGTCATCCGGAAACGATATGA
- a CDS encoding DUF1824 family protein, whose protein sequence is MSVQNSSSLTVQEAHKILKIFDCLKIDSSEDTPDKNSIRQALLLVTELSDNQILGVCADTAEQGIEALKTYATALGYEVNKDLATIDGSVYIKFNPQTNLCYLNPYIGEHRGVLVSCQSASEDGINEMYGHLPLDLFTSESS, encoded by the coding sequence ATGTCTGTCCAGAATTCATCCAGCTTAACCGTTCAAGAAGCACATAAAATTCTCAAAATTTTCGACTGCTTGAAGATAGATTCCAGTGAAGATACACCGGATAAAAATTCAATTCGTCAAGCGCTACTTTTGGTAACAGAGCTTTCTGATAACCAAATACTAGGGGTTTGTGCCGATACAGCCGAGCAAGGGATTGAAGCTTTAAAAACCTATGCAACTGCTTTGGGTTATGAAGTCAATAAAGATTTAGCGACGATTGATGGCTCTGTTTATATTAAATTCAACCCTCAGACTAACTTATGTTATCTCAATCCGTACATAGGAGAACATCGCGGAGTTTTGGTGTCCTGCCAGTCTGCGAGTGAAGACGGAATTAACGAGATGTATGGTCATTTGCCTCTAGATTTATTTACATCGGAATCTTCATGA